From the Terriglobia bacterium genome, one window contains:
- a CDS encoding NHLP bacteriocin system secretion protein codes for MAIAFRQKALAKLKSPEELDEPVRCMWQLKRIAIYTLAATLAVALIWSIFGRLPSSGRGQGILMASNSVVPIQAAADGQVGQWLVKVGDVVKRGDLLGILEQPVIERQLQESEAKLQDLQGQQKELTALRNSASKLQKNAYQRQREQLKRRIEYLSAYVAKSRTFAGQINGINSRLLEIQKNNAVTAKSEADQLTKDLQQRVDAYQRLRDEKIASDDTLRSTRLRFENMQVRQKELDLQEQQLDLSRVQTEQSFLDAQQQIANDEHSVTELNLQLQELDTREAQQDKSDSEAQIRDENQVDDLNRTIDRYRKQLQRAREIRSEFDGRVLELTSVEGGLVTFGQRLIQLDTRQQGQDLIGIAYFQDSVGKYLTA; via the coding sequence GTGGCTATAGCATTTAGGCAAAAAGCACTCGCCAAATTAAAGTCGCCAGAAGAACTCGATGAGCCCGTCCGGTGCATGTGGCAACTCAAGCGGATCGCGATCTACACTCTGGCCGCCACGCTGGCCGTTGCCCTGATCTGGAGTATCTTCGGCCGGCTTCCCAGTTCGGGCCGCGGGCAGGGGATTTTAATGGCCTCGAACTCGGTAGTGCCCATTCAAGCTGCAGCCGATGGCCAGGTCGGACAATGGCTCGTGAAGGTGGGTGATGTTGTAAAGCGAGGCGACCTGCTCGGCATTCTGGAACAGCCCGTGATCGAACGTCAGCTTCAGGAATCCGAAGCGAAATTGCAGGATCTCCAGGGGCAACAAAAAGAGTTGACGGCTTTAAGAAACTCCGCGAGCAAGCTGCAGAAAAACGCCTACCAGCGTCAACGTGAACAGCTCAAGCGCCGGATCGAATATCTCTCCGCGTATGTTGCGAAGAGCCGTACCTTTGCCGGCCAGATCAACGGCATTAACAGCCGGCTGCTGGAAATTCAGAAAAACAACGCTGTAACGGCCAAGAGCGAGGCCGACCAGCTGACCAAAGACTTGCAGCAGCGGGTGGACGCCTACCAGCGTTTGCGCGACGAGAAAATCGCTTCCGACGACACGCTGCGCAGTACCCGTCTGCGATTCGAGAATATGCAGGTGCGGCAGAAAGAGCTCGACCTGCAGGAGCAGCAGCTGGATCTTTCCAGAGTACAAACCGAACAAAGTTTTCTCGATGCACAACAGCAGATCGCAAACGACGAACACTCGGTAACTGAACTGAACCTGCAGCTCCAGGAACTCGATACCCGTGAGGCGCAACAGGACAAGTCGGACAGCGAAGCTCAGATCCGGGACGAAAACCAGGTCGACGACCTGAATCGAACGATCGACCGGTATCGCAAGCAACTTCAGCGGGCTCGTGAGATTCGATCCGAATTTGACGGCCGGGTGCTGGAGTTGACTTCCGTCGAAGGCGGCCTTGTTACATTCGGCCAGAGACTGATACAGCTGGATACGCGTCAACAAGGTCAGGACCTCATCGGGATCGCCTACTTCCAGGACAGCGTCGGAAAATATCTGACTGC